The Polynucleobacter necessarius genome has a window encoding:
- the hisC gene encoding histidinol-phosphate transaminase translates to MTSKSNIGLKHIHAIAPYVGGRPISEVAREYGLDENKIVKLASNENPLGMPKSAQDAMLKAAADLGRYPDSNGFELKNVLSARLGVPADWITLGNGSNDILELAARAVAQAGDEVIFSKHAFAVYPLATQAVGAKAVEVPATKMYGHDLPAMLQAVKAAGDKAKLVFVANPNNPTGSYLTAKEIEDFLAALPPHVVVALDEAYNEYLTPEQRYDAIAWVKRFPNMILSRSFSKAYGLAGLRIGYGVAQPALTDLLNRIRQPFNVNSLAQAAAIAAFQDSAFLQQGFELNRAGFAQLTQAFDALGLTYLPSAGNFVLVKVGEDDGAGARINLELLKRGIIVRPVGNYGLPQWLRISIGLSQENAAFITALKDILAQQ, encoded by the coding sequence TCAAAATCTAATATCGGTTTAAAGCATATTCATGCGATAGCGCCCTATGTCGGTGGGCGACCTATCAGCGAGGTTGCGCGCGAATATGGCCTTGATGAAAACAAGATTGTGAAACTCGCCTCCAATGAGAATCCATTGGGTATGCCAAAGTCCGCGCAAGATGCGATGCTTAAGGCAGCGGCAGATTTAGGTCGTTACCCAGACTCCAATGGTTTTGAACTTAAAAATGTCTTGTCTGCGCGCTTAGGTGTTCCAGCGGATTGGATTACATTGGGTAACGGTAGTAATGACATTTTGGAGTTGGCTGCGCGTGCAGTTGCTCAGGCTGGAGATGAAGTTATCTTCTCTAAACATGCTTTTGCGGTCTATCCGCTTGCGACACAGGCTGTTGGTGCTAAGGCAGTTGAAGTGCCTGCCACTAAAATGTATGGCCATGACCTGCCTGCGATGCTGCAAGCGGTAAAAGCTGCAGGTGATAAAGCTAAGTTAGTATTTGTGGCGAATCCAAATAATCCTACTGGTAGCTACTTAACTGCAAAAGAGATCGAAGATTTCTTGGCTGCATTGCCGCCGCATGTGGTGGTAGCTTTAGATGAAGCTTATAACGAGTACCTCACTCCAGAGCAGCGCTATGACGCAATCGCTTGGGTGAAACGTTTCCCCAATATGATTTTATCGCGCAGTTTTTCTAAGGCATATGGTTTAGCAGGCTTACGCATTGGTTATGGGGTTGCCCAGCCTGCATTGACCGATTTACTGAATCGCATTCGTCAGCCATTTAACGTGAATAGCCTTGCACAAGCAGCAGCGATTGCGGCATTTCAGGATTCTGCATTCTTACAACAAGGCTTTGAATTAAATCGTGCTGGCTTTGCTCAGTTAACTCAGGCATTTGATGCGCTAGGCCTGACTTATCTCCCATCGGCTGGCAATTTTGTGTTGGTCAAGGTGGGTGAGGATGATGGTGCCGGTGCTCGCATTAATCTAGAGTTACTGAAGCGCGGCATTATTGTTCGCCCAGTTGGTAACTATGGTTTGCCTCAATGGTTGCGCATTTCCATTGGCTTGTCCCAAGAAAATGCCGCCTTTATTACTGCTCTTAAAGACATTTTGGCGCAGCAGTAA